One region of Patescibacteria group bacterium genomic DNA includes:
- a CDS encoding serine hydrolase, which yields MTIPAAIGFIVTSLLANIFPAIGDNRLAGVSDFPRFGAVLGAMEQISSLPEQTYVSFFPENNLPPNQVKIITPKKVVDSIDLEINASSSIAIDRDSNTVLWDDQSSVIRPIASITKLMTALVFLETNPDWEKIYELQKEDVRVGGRSYIYPGDQVKVKDLFYLTLVGSDNTAAVAMVKSAGFSEPEFVDKMNRQAHDFGLTNTKFEDISGLSNGNVSTAKEVLILAKRCLAKQMIRDTTIEATYEFSTAGGRDVKVQSTDALLSVFPIDGINIIGGKTGHTEDAGYCFVGEFADQAGHKIISVVMGTNSDEDRFAETKKLVKWAYDNYSWQ from the coding sequence ATGACAATTCCGGCCGCCATCGGTTTTATCGTGACTTCATTGTTAGCCAATATCTTTCCCGCCATCGGCGATAACCGCCTGGCGGGTGTTTCAGATTTTCCCCGCTTTGGCGCTGTTTTGGGCGCGATGGAGCAAATATCGTCTCTCCCCGAACAGACTTATGTTTCTTTTTTTCCGGAGAATAATTTGCCGCCGAATCAGGTTAAAATTATTACACCCAAGAAGGTTGTTGATAGCATTGACCTCGAAATTAACGCTTCTTCCAGCATTGCTATTGACCGAGACAGTAATACGGTTTTATGGGATGACCAGTCGAGCGTCATTAGGCCGATCGCCAGCATTACTAAATTAATGACTGCTTTAGTTTTTTTGGAGACTAATCCGGATTGGGAGAAAATTTATGAATTACAGAAAGAAGATGTGCGCGTTGGCGGCAGAAGCTATATTTACCCCGGCGACCAGGTCAAGGTCAAAGATCTTTTTTATTTGACTTTAGTCGGTTCGGATAATACGGCGGCCGTAGCCATGGTCAAGTCGGCCGGTTTTAGCGAACCGGAATTCGTGGACAAAATGAACCGGCAGGCGCATGATTTTGGCCTGACTAACACTAAATTTGAAGATATTTCCGGCTTGAGCAATGGCAATGTTTCCACGGCTAAGGAAGTTTTGATTTTGGCCAAGAGATGTTTGGCTAAACAGATGATCCGCGATACCACTATCGAAGCTACTTACGAATTTTCCACCGCGGGCGGGCGAGACGTCAAAGTGCAATCAACCGACGCGCTGCTTTCGGTTTTTCCGATTGATGGCATCAATATCATCGGCGGCAAGACCGGCCATACTGAAGACGCCGGTTATTGTTTTGTGGGAGAATTCGCCGATCAAGCCGGCCATAAAATAATTTCCGTGGTGATGGGGACTAATTCCGATGAAGATCGTTTCGCGGAAACTAAAAAATTGGTGAAATGGGCGTATGATAATTATAGTTGGCAATAA